AAACAGTCCTGAAGATCATCAATCAGAGCCCCTATTTCAGCCACTTATCCATGGCTGTAAAAGAGATGGGCGCAGGCTATGCGACAGTCGAGCTCGACATCGGGAAGAAGCATTTAAATCCGTTTTACGGCCTGCATGGCGGAGTCTATGCCTCGGCGATCGATACTGCCTCCTATTGGGCGGTGTATTGTGAGCTTGCTGAAGCTGCCGGCTTCATAACGGTTGATCTAAAGGTCGATTACCTTGCCGCATGCAATTCCGGCAAGCTGCTCGTCAAAGGGCGCAGCATCAAAATCGGCAGAACGATGTGTTTGGCAGAAGCGACCGTTTTCGATCAAAATGACAAGCAACTGGCCCATGGAGTTTCAAAATTGATGGTCGTTCAAGGCCTTCAAACAATTAAGGATGCTGCGGATCTGGCGGGGATAACGGACCTTCCTCCCAAATTTCTCTAACCTTTATCTACGCTGAAGGCACATTAGCCGGCATTTAACATAAAAAACGTCTGCATTTACGGGATTGTGCAAAATGCTATGCCCCCCGGCTTCGCACCCGGGGGGCATAGAGGAAGCGGCTGATTTACTGACTATTTTTCCAAGGCCTTGATCGCCTTCAATTCATCCTGAGTAATGTCCTTTGCCCTTTTCAACGTCCAGCCGCCGACCCAGTCCTTGATAACCTTCAAATTCGCGGCTTTTTCTGCGTCAGAGCTGCCCAGATAGTCATACATGTTGCCCGGCTTGCCGTTCTTGGTATTTTTGCCGTCATCGAGCCGCCGCATCAGGGCGCCTGTATCCGTTCCGTTAACCATCACCATCAGGCTTGCGTAGCTATCCGCTTTGGGGCCTTTCATCGCCTTTTTGTATGCTGCCTTGTCCTTTTTGAAATCCACCATGGCCGGCGCATCGCTTCCGTGACAAGCCAGGCAGTGCTCGGAAATTATCTTCTTTACGTCCTTCCCATAGGTCACGTCAGCGCTCCCCGCCGCAAGCGCGCTCCCGGCAGCAAAAACCACCGATACAATTACCAATCCCGTCATTCTCAACATCTTAGTCATACTCTTCCCTCCTCATTTTTTTATTCGCCCAACACCTTACAGGACAGGACGTTCGGGCTCCCCTAACACTTTATGGCGCCGGCGGCAAGAATTTTTTGGGCCAGGATTTATTCAAGAAAAGGCAGCCTGTCCTTCTTTCTGTAGGCAAGCGCGGTGCAGGAGGCGATGAGGGCATTGTGTTCATCGGTCACCTTGATTTCATAGGTGGCGGTCCGGGCGGAACGGTGAATCTCAAGGGATTCAGCGCGCAACCTGCTTTTCTGGTCGGGGGCCTGATGATAGGCAACATTCATGCTGAGCGCAACCGCAACCGTCCCGTGGGCGTTGCAGGAAACCTCGAAGGCCTCGTCAATCAGCGAAAAAATGGCCCCGCCGTGGGTCATGTTGAAAATATTGGCCAAATCCGCCTGCGGTTCCATCTCGACTACGGCATGGCCGGGCGCAAGTTCGATCAGCCGCAACCCCAGTTTGCGGGCAAACGGCTCCTTTGCCGCCTGTTTTTCGATTGCGGCAATAACAATATCATCCATTGGTTATGTTGCCTCCGGGTGCTGCTTGTATTTGTCGTCAAGCATCACCTCGATGCTCTCCATCACGATTTTTGTCACCCCCTCGAACTGCGCCTTGTAGCGCCTCTGCGACTCCCGGGACAACAGCCGGAATGGTTCGGCAATCCGATAGGGCTCAAGCTTGTCGTGGATGGACAGGGGTTCCCCGACCCGGTAGGTGATGCGGCCGCTTCTGGCAAACGGCAGGCTCCCCGTATAGACCGCGTCGGAATTGTTGCAGGCAACCGGGACAATCCGCTTTTCGGTATTCAGGGCAAGCTGGGCAACGCCGGTGCGCCCTTCGGCAAGCTTCAGCGAGCGGGTGCCCTCGGGGAAGATGATTACGCTCAGCTTCTTTTCCAGCAGCGCCGCCCGGCTCAACTCCGCAACCTTTTCCATGATGCCGTCGTACTGCTCGTGAACGAACTGTGCGAAATTCTCTCCCATTGCCTGAATCGCAGTGAGGGCGGTGCTCTCCGCCGGACCAAACTCGGCGATCTTTCCCTCGATAATATCCTTGACGGTGCGGTAGAGCCCCTTGTCCATCCTGGTGTTGAAACATTTGCGGTAATACTCCTCGATCAGATACCCCATTGACGGCACCGGGATCAGGTGACAGATATCGAGTCCCTTCGCAAGGAGCTCATTTTTATAGTATTTACCCTTCACCCAGACCGTCGTGAAGGGGAATCCCTTGTCCCGCAACAGCCTGTACTGAAACGGCCAGTAGTTGAAGCGGTCGGTATGGTTCATCGCGAAAATCACGCTTTCATCGCGGGGAATCCGCTCAATGTTTTCGATCCGGATATCGACGTTGGCAAACAGGTGGTAATTGGGCCACAAAAGCAGATTGGCTATCACCTTGTGGGCAAACGGCTTGGAAACGACCGTTATTCTCTTCAAGTATTCAATGTCGATCATAATTGCCTCCTGTCTGTTTTTCGCCCCGGATAATCCGTCCGACGCGCGCCAGCTCCTCCGGGGTATCAACCTCGACGGAATCGTGAATCGTTTCGATAACCTTGATGCGATAGCCGTACTCAAGCACCCGGAGCTGTTCGAGCGACTCCAGATTTTCCAGCGTTCCATCGGGAAGGCCGGCGAAAATACGCAGGAAATCCCTTCGGTAGGCGTAGATCCCGTGGTGCTTGAAGTATTCGGCTTGCTTGCCCTGATCGCGGACAAAGGGAATCGTCGCGCGCGAAAAATAGAGGGCAAAACCGTTATGGTCAAAGGCAACCTTGACAGCGTTGGGATGGACAATCTCCTCAGCGCGAACGATCCGGTAGATCAGCGTGGACATAGGAAGCGAGGGATCCGCGAGCAGCGGCGCAACAACTTCGCCTATCTGCCGCGGCTCGAAGAGGGGCTGATCGCCCTGGATGTTGACGACGATATCGTCATCGGCAAGCCCGATATTTTCCACCGCCGCGGCGATCCGGTCCGTTCCCGAACGGAGAGCAGCGGAGGTCATCACGGCATTTCCGCCAAATCCCTCGACGGCCTTGAATATCCGCTCGTCATCAGTCGCGACGATTGCCAAAGAGACGTCTCGGGCATGCAGCGCCCGCTCATAGACATGCTGGATCATCGGCTTTCCACAGAGATCGGCAAGCGGCTTTCCGGGAAAGCGGCTCGACTGGTAGCGCGAAGGGATTACGCAGACAATTTTCGGCATAGATATTAAATCCTTACAAATAGGGGTCGCCCTGCAGGAGGTGGTTCTGGACGTAATCAGCCGCCGTTTCCTCGAGCGCGCCGCAGCGCGCCGGGCACCCCTCTTGCCGGAGTTTATCCATCTTCGCCTCGGTAAAATACTGATACTGCCCGCGCAGCCCCTCCGGCATTTCGATATAATCAATCGCCACGGGCAGTTCCATCGCCGCAAAGACGGCCCCGACCAGGTCGTTCCAGCTCCGCGCCGTTCCGGTCCCGAGATTGAAGATGCCGTTTGCATCAGGGTGGTTCAGCAGCCACCATAAAACATCAACGCAATCCTTGACATAGACAAAGTCGCGTCTCTGGCCGCCGTCGGGATATTCCGCCTTGTACGATTTGAAGAGTTTTACCCGGCCGGTGGCGCGGATCTGATGAAAAGCCTTGAAGATGACGCTCGTCATCTCGCCCTTGTGGTACTCGTTCGGGCCGAAGACGTTGAAGAACTTTACGCCGGCCATCCGCGCCGCTTTTTTCTCCCGCAGGATTTTCAGATCGAAGAGGTGCTTCGAATAGCCGTACATGTTGATCGGCCGGAGGGTTGGGGTGATTGCGTCGCTGTCGGAAAAGCCCCTCGCGCCATCGCCGTAGGTCGCCGCCGAACTCGCGTAGATAAAACGGACGTCCTTCGCCAGCGCCCAGTCGGCCAGAAGGGAAGTATAATGAAAATTATTTTCCATCAGGTAGCCGGCATCACGCTGGGTCGTGGCCGAGCAGGCGCCGAGATGGACCACCGCATCCACGGCAAACGGGACGCAATCCGCCTTCACCATCGCCAGAAATTGGTCCTTGTGGAGGTAATCTACATACCGCCGTTTAACGAGGTTCTCCCATTTCGCCGTCGTCCCCAGATCATCGACGATGACGACGTCGTCCCTTCCCTCGGCGTTCAATTTGGCAACAAAGACGCTGCCGATAAACCCGGCCCCTCCGGTAACAATGACCATTTCCTCTCCTCACATCATTATATCTATATCTTTTTCGCCGCGTTTTCAATCGCCTTGCGGATTGACTTCATTTTCGCCGCCGGCAGCTTGACGCTGACCCCCATAAACAGGGTGCGGCCAAGCAGCTCCTCGGCCCGGGGAATCTGTTTGCGGCTGTAGGTCGTCTTCTTGTTGCGCGGATCGGAAAACGGCTGTTTTTTTGAATTCGCCGTGCTCTTCGCCAGAAAATGCTCCCAGTTCGGGACGTAATGCCAGAAATTGTCCTTCCACAGCACCGTATCCAGGCCTTCCGCTTTCAGCGCCGCCTGAAATGCCCGCGTCTGCTTCTCTGCGGGGAGGTTGAAACCCAGAAAGGTTGCCGAATCGCCCTCGGGATCCGGAAGCAGCCGGAAGCCCATCCCGGGCACCGCGGCGAGAAC
The nucleotide sequence above comes from Syntrophobacterales bacterium. Encoded proteins:
- a CDS encoding 1-acyl-sn-glycerol-3-phosphate acyltransferase, which codes for MIDIEYLKRITVVSKPFAHKVIANLLLWPNYHLFANVDIRIENIERIPRDESVIFAMNHTDRFNYWPFQYRLLRDKGFPFTTVWVKGKYYKNELLAKGLDICHLIPVPSMGYLIEEYYRKCFNTRMDKGLYRTVKDIIEGKIAEFGPAESTALTAIQAMGENFAQFVHEQYDGIMEKVAELSRAALLEKKLSVIIFPEGTRSLKLAEGRTGVAQLALNTEKRIVPVACNNSDAVYTGSLPFARSGRITYRVGEPLSIHDKLEPYRIAEPFRLLSRESQRRYKAQFEGVTKIVMESIEVMLDDKYKQHPEAT
- the rfaD gene encoding ADP-glyceromanno-heptose 6-epimerase — its product is MVIVTGGAGFIGSVFVAKLNAEGRDDVVIVDDLGTTAKWENLVKRRYVDYLHKDQFLAMVKADCVPFAVDAVVHLGACSATTQRDAGYLMENNFHYTSLLADWALAKDVRFIYASSAATYGDGARGFSDSDAITPTLRPINMYGYSKHLFDLKILREKKAARMAGVKFFNVFGPNEYHKGEMTSVIFKAFHQIRATGRVKLFKSYKAEYPDGGQRRDFVYVKDCVDVLWWLLNHPDANGIFNLGTGTARSWNDLVGAVFAAMELPVAIDYIEMPEGLRGQYQYFTEAKMDKLRQEGCPARCGALEETAADYVQNHLLQGDPYL
- the kdsB gene encoding 3-deoxy-manno-octulosonate cytidylyltransferase yields the protein MPKIVCVIPSRYQSSRFPGKPLADLCGKPMIQHVYERALHARDVSLAIVATDDERIFKAVEGFGGNAVMTSAALRSGTDRIAAAVENIGLADDDIVVNIQGDQPLFEPRQIGEVVAPLLADPSLPMSTLIYRIVRAEEIVHPNAVKVAFDHNGFALYFSRATIPFVRDQGKQAEYFKHHGIYAYRRDFLRIFAGLPDGTLENLESLEQLRVLEYGYRIKVIETIHDSVEVDTPEELARVGRIIRGEKQTGGNYDRH
- a CDS encoding PaaI family thioesterase encodes the protein MPDLNQKHVETVLKIINQSPYFSHLSMAVKEMGAGYATVELDIGKKHLNPFYGLHGGVYASAIDTASYWAVYCELAEAAGFITVDLKVDYLAACNSGKLLVKGRSIKIGRTMCLAEATVFDQNDKQLAHGVSKLMVVQGLQTIKDAADLAGITDLPPKFL
- a CDS encoding PaaI family thioesterase — translated: MDDIVIAAIEKQAAKEPFARKLGLRLIELAPGHAVVEMEPQADLANIFNMTHGGAIFSLIDEAFEVSCNAHGTVAVALSMNVAYHQAPDQKSRLRAESLEIHRSARTATYEIKVTDEHNALIASCTALAYRKKDRLPFLE